A region of the Dromaius novaehollandiae isolate bDroNov1 chromosome W, bDroNov1.hap1, whole genome shotgun sequence genome:
AGTCTAGAATTTATTCAGGACAAATATGAGGATAAGATCTTAAGATCGACTTGGAAGGCAGTATGCTAGTGTTGAAACTGTGTTGGTGTGGGGGATGGAATCAAGAGTCTGCGCTTAAAGATAAGTTCTGCTTAGGTCatttaaaaccaaaaagcaaatatttagcaTGAAAGGGAAGAACGAAGCAACAGAATGAGATGCAATATTAAAACACAGATGTATGTTGAAAAAAGAAGGGCAATGACACGTTGTTAAGGTAAACAAGTACGGTTAGTCTGAATGGGTAAGCCAAAGCAAGAAACAACATCAGTTAAAACTACTGTTGTGATAAATCCCTGCTATCACTCTGACTGATGCCATCTCACTGTACCATTATATGTCATCGCattcactgctttcttttctgttttaccaTAAATCCTTAGGGCTGAGGACCACCTTTCAGTTTATGTTGGTACAGGACGAAGCACAATGCAGTCTGATCGTTAACTGAAGCAGCTAGGTACCTGAACCACATATACAAGCTAAAAAGCATACAGCCTTAGTGAAATCATTGGACAGCAGCAGAAATGAGGATGACAACTTGCCAAAGAAATATTTAACCAACCTTATTTGAGAGTCAAAGTCAGGTTAGGAAATGTTAGATCAAAGACTATCTAAGCAACCCTAGTTATGTAAACTCAGACAATTCATAACAGTGTAACATTTAATTATATGCTAATGCGCTATTTTCCCACACTATCACTGCCTCATTCTGGGCACAGGATAGATATGTAAGAAAATGGGATTAAGGATGCGCTGGCAATGAATAATTTGACATATGTcaaatttcaaataattaatGTGACCATCATATCCCATTCTTGTAATTGAggagatgaaggaaaaataaagtacaCTCCACCTCTATGAATTCTAAACAGTAGAAATAGCTCCAAATTATGAAGTGTGAAACATTATGtttaaggaaatataaaaattatcATGCAGTAACTGAAGTCAATCAAAGTTAGAGAAGTTAAAAACTTCTGTTTACCTACACATCAAAATAGTAGAACTGTGAAAACTAAAGTAATTCCTAATATTATTGCTCAAAGCTCAGAAACTCATGAACAAGAGTAACTTTATAGCTTTTCACAAACatgtaaaaaaaagttaattttaagttgaaaagaaaaaacgGAAGGATTAAGTATATTACCTGACTAACTCTATtgacttcttcttcttcttcttcagcttcttctccaaaggaaagcaggttaaaatttctttaaaagagaaaacacgTACTTTCTAGCAACTCTTTAAACACTATTTTATCAATAATCCAATCCAATAAACTTTaaacatattatttttatattgtgatttttttccagctaaatgTACCAACTTCAAACTATGACAAGTCATTTGAAATAAACTATCAGTATCTAGACAGTATTTAGATGTTTCTACCCTCTTCCTGACAATTAGTATAGTTAAGCATCACTTAGAAAGTGTTAAGAGGGAACTTAGTGAAATCTGCGCTTGATGAACTTCCATGGACTCAACTGCCCGACAGCgctgcagaactctttttttttttttttgcttttacttttctcaGTACAGCAACATTCAAgtacaaatacaattttttcaAGATAGGACAGTTAAGAAAGGCATTGAATGCAGACACGTATTCATATAATGTAGTTAAGAGAAATAATGATCTTTAagttctttcaaattttttttttttaactatgttgGATACACTTATGCAACAGAACAGACACCATAGATATAGTTTAAATTTCCTATTACTTTTCATTACATGTTTATAACTATCAAACTTCATTCACAGGAACTGAACTTTTCCATGTCAAATGCCTGGCTTTTGCTGAATATtttaggagagaagaggcagctAATAAAGTAAGTTCAAAATCTCAAACAACTGATCTATGATCAAGTTATCAGTATCCAGTAAGTTCTGTATCACCTTAGTCACAAAAGAATGATTGCATATTCCTGCCCACAGGAAAATGGCTTAAGCTACTACATTTTACCTCCCTTTGCAATAAACCATACATAATACAGTTATCATGGCTCAGCTGATGCACAGTAACTATTTCAGTTACAGTAACTGGATTTTTCTCATCTCTGAAGAGACAGAGAAGGAGGTTGTTTTGCCAATATCAGAGAACATTCTTGTGCACATCTGGTTAAAGCCTTATGtttcaaaagcagaaacagaaaataaggaaGCTGTAAAATAAGAGTTGAAAGAAAATTAACCACTGCTTATGTTATATTTACTTTGTGCCTTTTGATTTGGACTTTTTAGCTTCTTCTTCTGGTTTGTCCTTCTTCAGCTTTCTATTTGCTCTTGGAACGATGTCATCAAATGGATTAAACAAAACCtattgaaaattaatattttagacaCATCTTTAACAGGCATCTTGTTGTAATTAAATGATTGAGTATTTTAAATCAGCATATACAAAGACATGTATATTGTAGATAATTATAGATAAATGTGTGCCAAGTTTTCAAATTAGAACACAGTCGTCTGAAAActatgaacaaacaaaaaatctttaagttgcaaatttcaaaacagaacatACCTACCTCGCTACTTCTTATTTTGTGTGGACTAAGTGGTCTCTCTTCCTTGTCAACTTCTACTTCAGCCAGTCGCAACATGTTATAGATTGTATCCCCTGTAACCTGGTATAGAAAATATCCTAAGTGCatagcatttttaaaagacaacagGTACAGggaacaactttttaaaaatttaacagtGGAGTTTAAAAAGTTAGCACAGGTAGCTAAGACTGCACTTTTGAGAGCTTGAGGAAGGGAGAGTGTCAAATTCTTACTGGGAGCTGtgaaagaggaaaatagaaaCACTGTGGAATGTAGAAATAGttgatttatttctttcaaaaaccATGATAGTGGCAAATCCATCTTGTGGCTTTCATTTTCCTGATTCTTCTTGGGTGATTATAATTTACAAATggaattttataaaaatgttactATTATTAAACTGATTTATAAGACACAgtcataaaattttaattaaaggaagCACAAcactaaaaaataatttaaaagaaagtcaACAGCAATGCAGATAATTATAGAAATTACCAACAGAAACATTCCTATCAGgcatgggaaacaaagagaatgGAGACAGCCTAGAAAGTAGTGAAATAAATTTCAAAGgtacacagcagaaaaacaacaCTAAAACAGCCTTTGAATAAAGAGAAACATATAATTGCTTTTGCCAAACTCAAATGTGTAGCCTGTGTGGCAGACCTTTCCAAAGATTGTGTGCTTGTTATTAAGTTCATCTGCACGACCCAACGTAAAGAAAAACTGACTGCCATTATCATGGGGTCCGGCATTTGCCATAGCAACAAGTCCTCTTCGATTAAATCGCAATCGTGAGTGGAACTCATCCTgccaaagaaaaaagacaaaggaataTGATTTAGAcatgtaactttatttttttccacttctttagCCAATTAGATTTACATcaatatatgcacacacaaaaaataagttattaattatttttctgacagTAATAAAACCATTTGTAACTTAATGCCACGATTATATTTAATAGCTGCTGTTCTcaacagattttattaaaaaaaactaaccaaacactgaagaaaaaatactgtatcaATAATATAAAAAACATGATTTAAGAAAAACTGTAACTTCTGTCTTTTCTAAAGATTCTGTTTTTCCAAGCATTGTCTAATTATTAGtgttattcagtatttttgttaGAATTAACTCTCCCCccaacattaaaaagaaaagacacttcTCAAAGCAAGTAACTGCAACGCATACATTTCTTGTAAACCTATCATTCTTGTTAACCACTACATTTTGGGACAAATCTCAATTCAGGTAAAATAACTGGAAGTTCAGTAACAGACTGCAATAGTTCAATATTGAACAAGTATCATGGTCCCAAAAAAGTTCTTCCTAGGTAAGACAGAGCAGAACTACTTTCAAGGGAATGTGAATTGATGATTAATATATTAATAGCATGATAGTATCACAATTCTAAACACTGCAATACTGAATGATATCACTAATTTTAAGCAGTAGTGCTACTACAGTATTGGGAATATTTGTTTTGTGCTCTGCTTAGGTACCAATCCCCTCCATAAACATTAAGATTACATGCATGAGTCTACTCTAGCAGTAGGAGAGATAGAAGGCCCAGAGACAGGCTATGCAGCTTCATCCACTAGCTAAAGGTCTTCCCCACCGTGTCTGAAACAAAGCAATCAAGCAGAATAGaatacagtgtgtgtgtgcgtgtgtggctTCGCTCGTGATCTGAGGCTCCTGGGTCAAGAAATGAGCTGTGCCAGTATCAATAATTCAAATGAATGCACATACAACATTCAGGGACCTTCGCCAAGACATAAATATACATAAGTAATGTACATTTCTGAGTTTGCCTTATATAAACACCTACTCTTAACTCTTCCCCCCTTCTTTGTGCAGTTCATGCTAATAAggttatatatttataatatcaCAACAGCTAGATTTAAGAACTCTGAATACAAAAATGCATATTCAAAAATACTGAAGCAACATGTTAAAGCAATTAATGTACACAACTAAAGTTACATTTCTTACAtgagttttgcttttttgcaaCCTAACTTATTAGGAAGGCCAATTAGTAGGGAATAACCAAAAATTAACACACAAGATAAAGGTATCTACCTTGAAAGGAGCTCCATAGATTGAATCTCCACCTGACCCAGTACCAGTGGGATCACCACCTTGCACTATAAAACCAGGCACAACTCTGTGAAATATTGTGTTATTGtaatattctaaaaaaaaaaaaaaaaaaaaaaaaaaaaaaaaaaagaaagaaaggaaaatggatattaaatatgtttaaatgGTCTCACATTTACACTTCCATATAGATTAGGCAGAGATATCCAGTGACTGGAGATCCAGAAAACAAGTACTGTAACTGGGTTCTGCTCCTTCCACTGtgtttcctcctcttccactgtCTTGCTTGGTGTGACTGTATCTCATCTATATTATACGACTGATGACACTTATGACAAAAATTGTGGTGTGTCATACACTTCTGCTGCAAAAGGCACTGCACATCACTGATAAGATGATATTGATAAGTTACTTGCTTTCCAGCTTTCTAGTATTATCATTGTCCCAATATATACCAATTTAAAAGGAGAGCTAAATCTACTACACTTTGTCCCAGCTCACATGTATAGTTATCCATACCCATACACCAAATAGTTAGCATCTTCACTGACCAGCATGAAACACAGGTGTCATCACTTTCACCTGCATTGTACTTAAGCTGATGATTTTCACAGAGTGAAATACGTGGTACAGTTTCCTCTCTAAGTTACTTTCTCTCTGCTCTATATACATCAGATAAGatcataaggaaaacaaaaggaaccAAAATTTAACTCTACTtgatatatatttgttttttgtttttttaatctgcaacATGCTGCAAGACAAAGCAAGATCTATAAATGTTACAGCATAGCTAGGTATCTTCATGGATGGTCATACCCTAGGGAACTTACAAGGGAAATATTCAAATTTATCATAAAAAACCACATGATCCTACACAGCAGTCAGACAAATTCAGAAAGGATATCCTTTAACCCTGAGGGTAACTCTCAGGACTTGCCAATGGCTGAGTTGTCTTAcctttgcaaaaaaaatctccacaTCAAGATTAGATGTAAGAAACCAACCAAACAAGAAACAGACGTGTTTTGTGCTGGAGGCACAAATCCCAGACTGCTATTTTTCCTGAACAGAAGAGGGCTAAAAGAACTCTTAGTCACTCCATAAATGCATAAATGGGATAAGGGCAGCAGCTAGAAAACACATAAAGGCAAAAAGTCCTTCATATATTCTTGGTATAGTTCTCCCAATAGAGAATTTCTCATTCTGGCACCTGCTATTTCAATGATAAGCATTGCAGAGTTTCAGCCAACACAAAACTACAGTAAAAGATACATTAAAAGCATTTGTGAATAAATGGAAAAGTAGCAAGGATAGCAATAAAAAGAGTAGCTTTCCAGAGGATGTCCGAGTTTtgcatcatttttatttcatacattCATTAAATGAGGAGTTATACTTTATAGTGACTTATCAAAAATAAGTCTTTGCCTAAGTCTTTGATGTACATCAAAGACTTTTCAATAAATACTATCTCATCTACTAGATTtgagaaaaacatcttttttttaatacttttttcatTCAAGTTCTTTTTACAAGACCTTGAGGAATATTCTTTTTCTGGATACTATTTagtattttttactattttagtATTTCTGCATTTCATGTAACATAAGGTAAAAGCATAATTATGACTCTATTTTACAAAAAAGGCATAAAGATATCAATATTGTACATGAAATAATTTCAGCAACTCCAATCCCATTTAGTCATTACCTTCCATACAAAGCTGGATGAAATTTCGACATGCTTTTGGTGCTTCCTTTGACCACAGTTCTATATCAATATCTCCTGCTGTTGTTCTCAGCAAGACCTATAAAAGCATGGATAAATACATCATTAGTTTCCTTGCAACTTAATCACTGATTAAAGAACATCGCTAGTGAGTTAAAAAAGAATACTTCTAAATTCATGAGGTTAGTAACAGCAGGAGATACTCTGATGTGCTGGGTAGCAACTGTGAGCCCCACATAGGATTATCAGTAGGCAGAGTTTTCAACTAATGGTAAGTAAGGTAATGCTTCAAGACTAATGACCGGGTACCAGACACATGACAGACGAATTAGATACTCTTCATCCACATCCACAGTCAAGCAACACAGAGAAAGAATAATTATGCCTTAAAACTCCAAAGACACATAACTTTATCACAGGTGTAGCACATTAGGTTCAGTGGGACATCACGATAATATTAAGGACCTCAGATTTGGTCACAGAACAGGGGAAACAAGACCTAATGCTTCAAGGACTACTTTGTGTTACATAGCACACGTTGTTCCTTGGGTCAGGTGATGCCTTTAAGGGCTACAATACATCAAGCACTAATTTTAATCACACCAGCGCCACAGCACTGAAACTATCCCCACACGCACGCAGTGCACACTCTCCTCACCCGCCCCCCGAGTACTCCCACAGCCCaccccggcccctccgcccccccagGCGGCCGCAGGcgcccccactgcaccccccgcCCTCGGCCGGCtcccgggggcagcggccgccgccccgccccgcccggcgcggcagGCCTCACCTTGCCGTTGGTGGGAGGCTCCTGGATGTAGATGTTGCTCATGGTGGCGCGAGGGGCGCCCCGGGACCCCGCCAACTGCCCCGGCGCGCCGTGCCGCTACGCCTCGCCTCCAGAGCCGCACTACCGCCGCCAGCCTCCCGCCATCTTGGACGCTCCTACCCGGCccagcgcggcggggaggcggctgcCCAAGccgaggggaaggaggaagggatgaGTCCCCGGCCGAGCCGCCGCGCGAGTCGATGAGCACCAGCTCCGCCTCAGCAGCACCTGGAAGCTCTCCCGAAACCTCGCGTCCCGCTCCTCTGCTCCCGCCCGGCACGGGGGCGGCCCCGTCCTCCCTGCGAGTGGCACGGTCCTGCAGTGCGCCGCGCAAAGCCTTCCGGCGGGGAGAGCGGCCGCTGCAGCCTGGGCCGGCCGGAGCGGGCCGCGGCCGTCTCCATGGCTCTGCCGGGTGAGGCGCGGGGTCGGGCCGCGGGaggaaggggcagcagcaggcggGCCGTGGAGCGCGGTTCTGGGAAGGGGCAGTAAGCTCAGGGCCGATAGAAGACTACGCGTCCAGCCGCGGTGGCCGCGTGCGACTGTGTCGCAGCGTGGGAGGGGAGGTCGGCGGGAGTCTGTAGCTGGGGGTATTTTCATTTATTACCCTTCTCTTTCGCACCTTCCTGCTCGCTTAGGTGCGTTTGCAGGTGGCTTTTATGTGAGGAACGGTTTGTGGTGCATCTCCTAACCTCATAGGGGCTGCGGGTAGGGAAACGCTGCTTTAGTTTAGAAAGCTGATTTTCTAAAACGGCCCTAGTTTTAggagcaagagagagagggaaacttTGGGGGTTTCAGGTAATGGAAACTTAGTTGTGACTTCCGTTATGAATAGGCTTAGCTGATTAAAAATTGGTCCATTTTTCTTGGGTTTCTGgggtttttcttctcctgagtCCTGTTTTACTATGTCTGTATATTAACAGTTAACTGAGCTCACAGAGGTAAAGAAAGTGTCTGGTTTTCCCCAGATTTACACTGTTCTGGTCCTTCTTCCTGCAAAATATCTGTTGTCCTTTCCCTTACTCTCTTCACTTTATTCTCCATCTCCTTTCTTGCACCAGTTAATTCTTTGCATGTTGGTGGTTTGTTGCCTGAGTTCAAGGTGGCTTTGTTTAgctagattttttaaaattattatttccatctgtctttttgtcttttttcaggAATGATTTATTTATATCTCTTTTAATTGCCTTCTTAGACAGTTCTTGCAATTAAAATATACATCACCTCAGAATTTCCAGGTGTTGTCTGTCAACATGCACACACTGCAAGAATTTATAAGTACACTTGTGGTGTGCAGTTATGGATCACTGAAATGTTCGGTGACTATTAGCGTGTCCATACTGTAACCAAACAAATGCATGAGTTTTTGGAGAAACGGATTAATTATTAAAGTTATAAggtcagaaaaaaatcaacagaggATTTGG
Encoded here:
- the CWC27 gene encoding spliceosome-associated protein CWC27 homolog isoform X2, with the protein product MSNIYIQEPPTNGKVLLRTTAGDIDIELWSKEAPKACRNFIQLCMEEYYNNTIFHRVVPGFIVQGGDPTGTGSGGDSIYGAPFKDEFHSRLRFNRRGLVAMANAGPHDNGSQFFFTLGRADELNNKHTIFGKVTGDTIYNMLRLAEVEVDKEERPLSPHKIRSSEVLFNPFDDIVPRANRKLKKDKPEEEAKKSKSKGTKNFNLLSFGEEAEEEEEEVNRVSQSMKGKSKSSHDLLKDDPHLSSVPAVKSEATGEERGSSEEEEEHNEDTDSVEGEVTSNERFQMKERIAKKLKIDTNETAKLPLQEEETKAEKKTTSRSEELRKEVRQLKRELLEAKQRKEERAVKSKEKEEEEPAPNSIVEEYLQEKRKYEDKRKQQPKKGVSREDQDVTCTSI